Proteins from a genomic interval of Candidatus Caldatribacterium sp.:
- a CDS encoding dihydroorotase — MTRRILIQRGTLVLPDRKTLMDGDVLIEGGVITRIGKGLSDPQAYVIDASGLLVGPGFVNLHVHFREPGGEAKETLETGAKAAARGGFTTVLAMPNTSPPLDDPLVVQSLVLKARSIGFTHLLFAGAISRGCQGKEMAEYGLLKEAGVVALSDDGTSVESSRLLYLAFQYAQYFDLPFILHEEDQELSRDGHMHEGETAFLLGYKGIPRVAEDSRMARDILLALSTGVRVHFTHLSTEMSAVLLRLFRDKAPISADVTPHHLLLTAEDVPRLGSLAKVKPPLREKRDIEALKSAIAEGVIDILASDHAPHAPEDKGGSFIDAAFGISNLEVTVPLYVKALIEEGVIDWVELWRKLSYNPACFLKLERKGVLAEGKDADITILDPQTEWEVDVAQFESKGKNCPFQ, encoded by the coding sequence ATGACGCGGAGAATCCTTATCCAGCGGGGAACCCTTGTACTCCCAGACAGAAAAACCCTTATGGACGGAGATGTTCTCATCGAAGGGGGGGTTATCACCCGCATCGGCAAGGGTCTTTCCGATCCTCAGGCGTACGTCATTGACGCCTCAGGGCTTCTTGTGGGACCAGGCTTTGTGAACCTCCACGTTCATTTCCGAGAACCAGGAGGAGAGGCAAAAGAGACCCTTGAGACCGGGGCAAAAGCTGCAGCAAGAGGAGGATTTACCACTGTTCTTGCGATGCCCAATACCTCCCCCCCTCTTGATGACCCTCTCGTTGTCCAAAGCCTCGTCCTTAAGGCGCGGTCTATTGGGTTCACCCATCTCCTCTTTGCAGGAGCTATAAGCCGGGGCTGTCAGGGAAAGGAGATGGCTGAATACGGCCTTTTAAAAGAGGCAGGAGTGGTGGCGCTCAGCGATGATGGAACAAGCGTTGAGAGTTCAAGGCTCCTTTATCTTGCCTTCCAGTACGCCCAGTACTTCGATCTCCCCTTCATTCTCCACGAGGAGGACCAGGAGCTCTCCCGAGACGGCCACATGCACGAGGGAGAGACGGCTTTCCTTCTTGGTTACAAGGGAATACCAAGGGTTGCCGAGGACAGTCGCATGGCAAGAGACATTCTTCTTGCTCTGAGTACCGGTGTTCGAGTCCACTTCACCCATCTCTCCACCGAAATGAGTGCAGTGCTTCTTCGCCTCTTTAGGGATAAAGCTCCCATCAGTGCCGATGTGACCCCCCACCATCTCCTCCTTACTGCGGAGGACGTTCCAAGACTCGGTAGTCTTGCCAAAGTGAAACCTCCCCTGCGGGAGAAAAGGGACATCGAAGCCCTGAAGTCAGCCATTGCTGAGGGAGTTATCGACATCCTCGCCTCGGACCACGCTCCCCATGCCCCTGAGGACAAAGGAGGAAGCTTTATTGATGCTGCGTTTGGCATCTCGAACCTCGAAGTGACCGTCCCCCTTTATGTGAAAGCCCTCATCGAGGAGGGCGTTATCGACTGGGTTGAGCTCTGGAGAAAGTTGAGTTACAACCCCGCTTGCTTTTTGAAACTCGAACGCAAGGGAGTTCTTGCGGAAGGGAAGGATGCGGACATTACGATTCTCGATCCCCAGACCGAATGGGAAGTAGACGTTGCACAGTTTGAGTCAAAGGGCAAGAATTGCCCTTTCCAG
- a CDS encoding aspartate carbamoyltransferase catalytic subunit: MWVHRHLTGIHHLTREDILFILDRAMHWREFLEHSPKFSNTLSGYSMVCLFFEPSTRTRMSFEMAGKLLGMNVVHFSLEGSSLEKGESFRDTVRTIARMKTDVLVVRHRTSGIPEYLATFLPCHIVNAGDGLREHPTQALLDLLAMRRTFGRVENLRVTIIGDIFHSRVARSLALALGKLGSQVTVSGPPTLVPKEVEALGVTRVFPVEKAVEGADVVYLLRIQRERQEAGYFPSLREYARFFGLGEELFAELKESTVIMHPGPVNRGVEIGYSFVEHGASLIEEQVTCGVAVRMAVLEILLCEGKIR, encoded by the coding sequence GTGTGGGTCCATCGACACCTCACGGGAATACACCACTTGACCCGGGAAGATATTCTCTTCATCCTCGATCGAGCGATGCACTGGCGGGAGTTTTTGGAACATTCCCCGAAGTTCTCGAACACCCTCTCGGGGTATTCCATGGTATGTCTCTTCTTCGAACCAAGTACCCGCACGCGGATGTCCTTCGAGATGGCGGGAAAACTTCTCGGTATGAACGTTGTCCATTTCTCCCTTGAGGGGAGTAGCCTCGAAAAGGGAGAGAGCTTCCGTGACACGGTTCGAACCATTGCGAGAATGAAGACCGATGTTCTGGTGGTTCGGCACCGAACAAGTGGCATACCCGAGTACCTCGCCACTTTCCTTCCCTGCCACATTGTGAATGCGGGAGACGGGCTCCGAGAGCACCCGACTCAGGCACTTCTTGACCTTTTGGCCATGCGACGGACCTTTGGAAGGGTCGAAAACCTCAGAGTGACGATTATCGGTGATATCTTCCACAGCAGAGTCGCCCGATCCCTTGCCTTGGCCTTGGGGAAGCTCGGAAGCCAGGTGACCGTCTCTGGCCCTCCGACCCTTGTGCCCAAGGAGGTTGAAGCCCTGGGAGTGACACGAGTCTTTCCAGTGGAAAAAGCGGTAGAAGGTGCAGATGTTGTCTACCTTCTCCGAATTCAGCGGGAGCGTCAGGAAGCAGGGTACTTCCCAAGCCTCAGAGAGTACGCTCGCTTTTTTGGCCTTGGGGAAGAATTATTCGCAGAGCTCAAGGAATCCACTGTTATCATGCACCCTGGTCCCGTAAATCGGGGTGTGGAAATCGGCTACAGCTTTGTGGAACACGGTGCCTCACTCATTGAGGAGCAGGTCACCTGTGGAGTAGCGGTACGCATGGCCGTTCTTGAAATCCTTCTCTGTGAGGGGAAAATCCGATGA
- a CDS encoding SagB/ThcOx family dehydrogenase, which yields MRLLVCLLALLWIGSFGISGYARDRIPLPSPRLESDTSIEEALLRRRSHRSFASLPLSLQEVAQLLWAAQGVTDKASGFRTAPSAGALYPLKVYLVAGQVEGLAPGVYGYLPEEHALYRVLSGDRREELFRVALFQEWIREAPGILVFTALYERTTRKYGERGIRYVHMEAGHAAQNVYLQAEALNLGTVVVGAFEDKGVQRVLGLSEKEAPLYLMPVGRKGD from the coding sequence ATGCGGCTTTTAGTGTGTCTTCTGGCACTTCTTTGGATAGGAAGCTTTGGTATCTCCGGATACGCTCGGGATAGAATTCCTCTCCCGTCCCCAAGGTTAGAGAGCGACACATCCATAGAAGAGGCACTCCTCAGACGCCGTTCCCACAGATCTTTCGCATCTTTACCTTTATCTCTCCAGGAAGTCGCTCAGCTCCTCTGGGCAGCTCAAGGAGTCACGGACAAAGCCTCGGGATTCCGCACCGCTCCTTCAGCCGGTGCTCTTTACCCCCTCAAGGTGTACCTCGTGGCCGGGCAGGTTGAGGGTCTTGCACCAGGGGTGTACGGTTACCTTCCCGAAGAACATGCTCTTTACAGAGTCCTCTCGGGAGATCGGCGGGAGGAGCTCTTCCGGGTTGCTCTCTTCCAGGAATGGATTCGAGAAGCGCCGGGAATTCTTGTCTTCACCGCCCTGTACGAGCGAACAACCCGAAAGTACGGCGAACGGGGAATCCGCTACGTCCATATGGAAGCGGGCCATGCGGCGCAAAACGTGTACCTTCAGGCTGAGGCTTTGAATCTCGGAACAGTGGTTGTTGGAGCTTTTGAGGATAAGGGCGTGCAAAGGGTTCTTGGGCTTTCCGAAAAGGAAGCGCCCCTTTACCTCATGCCAGTGGGGAGAAAGGGTGATTGA